In Candidatus Omnitrophota bacterium, a single window of DNA contains:
- a CDS encoding glycosyltransferase family 4 protein → MRIAQIAPLYESVPPKYYGGTERVVSWITEELVRQGHDVTLFASGDSLTQATLVPICHRALRLDKSSIDTMAHHILMIEEVARRSSQFDIIHSHIDYLPFPLTRRLPTPTVTTLHGRLDLPDLQSLYREFSDMPLVSISHSQREPIYWSNWVGNVYHGLPQDMLQFKEQPGDYLAFLGRICPEKRVDIAIEIATRVGMPLKIAAKVDKVDVEYFETLIKPLMRNPLVEYVGEIGEGEKSEFLGNAFATLFPIDWPEPFGLVMIESIACGTPVIARCHGSVPEVMEHGVTGFIVQDTEESILAVGKVAGINRQRCRQVFDERFTAERMCRDYLEIYEQVIASKGETFSGALQKG, encoded by the coding sequence ATGAGAATCGCTCAAATTGCGCCGTTGTACGAGAGCGTGCCTCCCAAATACTACGGCGGCACGGAACGTGTGGTTTCCTGGATCACCGAGGAGCTGGTTCGTCAGGGCCATGACGTCACGCTCTTTGCCAGCGGGGATTCTCTGACCCAGGCCACCTTAGTGCCCATCTGCCACCGGGCTTTACGGCTGGATAAGAGCTCTATCGACACCATGGCCCACCACATCCTGATGATTGAGGAAGTCGCGCGCCGTTCCTCCCAGTTTGACATTATTCATTCCCATATCGATTACCTGCCGTTTCCTTTGACGCGCCGGCTCCCCACACCCACAGTGACTACCTTGCACGGCCGGCTGGATCTGCCGGATCTTCAGTCCCTTTACCGGGAGTTCTCAGACATGCCTCTGGTCTCCATCTCACACTCCCAGCGGGAGCCTATCTACTGGAGCAACTGGGTGGGCAATGTCTATCACGGTTTGCCTCAGGACATGCTCCAATTTAAGGAGCAGCCCGGCGACTATCTGGCTTTTCTGGGCCGGATCTGTCCGGAAAAGCGGGTGGATATCGCTATTGAGATTGCCACGCGTGTCGGCATGCCTCTGAAGATTGCAGCCAAGGTGGACAAGGTGGATGTGGAGTATTTTGAGACCCTGATCAAGCCGCTCATGCGCAACCCTCTGGTGGAATACGTGGGGGAGATTGGCGAGGGAGAAAAGTCGGAGTTTTTGGGCAATGCCTTTGCCACGCTGTTTCCGATCGATTGGCCCGAGCCCTTTGGCCTGGTTATGATCGAATCGATCGCTTGCGGCACGCCCGTGATTGCCCGCTGCCATGGCTCTGTACCCGAAGTCATGGAACATGGAGTCACGGGTTTCATTGTGCAGGACACGGAGGAGTCGATTCTGGCGGTTGGGAAGGTGGCCGGCATTAACCGCCAACGTTGCCGCCAAGTCTTTGATGAGCGCTTCACGGCCGAGCGCATGTGCCGCGACTATCTGGAAATCTACGAGCAGGTGATTGCGTCCAAGGGCGAGACTTTTTCCGGGGCACTTCAAAAAGGATAG
- a CDS encoding glycoside hydrolase family 65 protein has protein sequence MIRQYMERFHRIRKDWTVSEKSWEPSALELRETQFTLGNGAFGSRGIYEELPQDSLPGTFMAGFYDRVGSQVAELVNIPNPFRLSFTLRGEQLGIGKMDHSSHRRDLDLKHGILFRHTQYRDTKKRRYDYRSVRFLSMADRHLGVMHADLTATDAAAEIDVEGALDMSVWNSGTVTEGRKKHWRIREVSNEGGFEYVRIEGLENNYSVGFATALLIRQGTRKWVAKDSHFKLRLRKGQTVSVTKIFVIHGTQDRDPDKLLVRCVDHLRDVIKAGAQQVARQHIRTWDKLWSTATITIKGAPHDQKALRFNTYHLLACAPAPGSRGSIGAKTLSGDGYRGHIFWDSDIFLMPFFTHTYQNAAVDMLLYRYDRLNPAREIAKKFGYRGAMYPWESAGAGTEETPAWAKGLDGSVIEIFTHEQEHHITADIAYAVNRYYTMTGDDNFMLDCGFEMLFETARFWASRVEYNRRTKFYSISNVIGPDEFHEKVSDNAYTNMLAKWNLLNAHRMAAHMKKDYPREFTSLCRRINLRPSEIDEWKQIAPRIAMKVRDDGVIEQFDGYFKLRRVRLAGRDAYGLPKLPKNFQWSGVQKTQLLKQADVLMLIFLLSDVFNTKTKKVNYQFYEPRTTHKSSLSAGMHTIPAAELGEKEAAYNFFRAAAFLDLENVMNNTHEGIHAASLGNVWMATIYGFAGLTHVRDELHIKPRLPKAWSQLSFSYRWKETDLKFVIEADKVKLTVRSNRKTLPGRIKVYGKYQEFPVNKAVAFSKSGKQ, from the coding sequence ATGATCCGACAGTACATGGAACGCTTTCACCGGATTCGCAAGGACTGGACCGTTTCCGAAAAGAGCTGGGAACCTTCTGCGCTTGAGCTTCGCGAAACCCAATTCACCCTTGGCAATGGCGCCTTTGGGAGCCGCGGGATCTATGAGGAACTGCCCCAGGATTCTCTGCCGGGCACCTTTATGGCGGGTTTCTATGACCGTGTGGGTTCCCAAGTCGCAGAACTCGTCAATATCCCCAACCCATTCAGACTTTCTTTTACGCTGCGCGGTGAACAACTCGGCATCGGAAAGATGGATCACAGCTCGCATCGCCGGGACTTGGACCTCAAACACGGCATCCTGTTCCGCCACACCCAATACCGGGACACAAAGAAACGGCGCTACGACTACCGCTCTGTGCGCTTCCTCAGTATGGCCGACCGGCACCTCGGCGTGATGCATGCGGACCTCACCGCGACCGACGCAGCCGCAGAAATTGATGTGGAAGGCGCCCTGGATATGTCCGTATGGAATTCAGGCACAGTCACCGAAGGCCGCAAAAAACACTGGCGCATCCGCGAGGTTTCCAACGAGGGCGGATTTGAGTATGTCCGCATTGAAGGTCTGGAAAACAACTACTCCGTAGGATTTGCCACAGCCCTGCTGATTCGGCAAGGCACACGCAAGTGGGTGGCCAAAGACAGTCATTTCAAGTTGCGTTTAAGAAAAGGACAGACTGTCTCCGTTACAAAAATCTTCGTAATCCACGGTACGCAGGACCGGGATCCGGATAAATTGCTGGTCCGTTGCGTGGATCATCTGAGGGATGTGATCAAGGCAGGTGCCCAGCAGGTGGCCCGTCAGCACATCCGCACCTGGGATAAGCTTTGGAGCACGGCCACCATCACCATTAAGGGCGCGCCGCACGATCAAAAAGCGCTGCGCTTCAACACCTACCATCTATTGGCCTGCGCCCCCGCTCCGGGAAGCCGGGGCAGCATTGGGGCCAAGACCTTAAGCGGCGACGGCTATCGCGGCCACATCTTCTGGGATTCCGATATTTTTCTAATGCCCTTTTTCACACACACCTATCAAAACGCCGCCGTGGACATGCTTTTGTATCGCTACGACAGACTCAACCCCGCACGCGAGATCGCCAAAAAGTTCGGATACCGCGGGGCTATGTATCCTTGGGAATCCGCAGGCGCGGGCACGGAAGAGACTCCTGCCTGGGCCAAAGGCCTGGACGGTTCCGTGATCGAGATCTTCACGCACGAACAAGAGCATCACATTACCGCGGACATCGCGTACGCAGTTAACCGTTACTACACCATGACCGGGGATGACAACTTCATGCTGGACTGCGGGTTCGAGATGCTCTTTGAAACAGCCCGCTTTTGGGCCAGCCGCGTGGAATACAACCGCCGCACCAAGTTCTATTCCATTAGCAATGTCATCGGCCCGGATGAGTTTCATGAAAAGGTCAGCGACAACGCCTATACCAACATGCTGGCAAAGTGGAACCTTCTAAACGCGCATCGCATGGCCGCGCATATGAAGAAGGACTACCCGAGGGAATTCACTTCTCTGTGCCGCCGTATCAACCTTCGCCCCAGCGAAATCGACGAGTGGAAGCAAATTGCCCCGCGCATCGCGATGAAGGTCCGGGATGACGGAGTGATTGAGCAATTTGACGGATACTTCAAATTGAGGCGAGTGCGCCTGGCGGGAAGGGATGCCTACGGCTTGCCCAAACTGCCCAAGAATTTTCAGTGGAGCGGGGTCCAGAAAACACAGTTGCTCAAGCAAGCCGATGTTTTGATGCTAATCTTCCTGCTTTCGGATGTCTTCAATACCAAAACCAAAAAGGTCAACTACCAGTTCTACGAGCCCCGCACCACGCACAAGTCTTCGCTCAGCGCCGGAATGCATACCATCCCCGCAGCAGAACTGGGCGAAAAGGAAGCCGCCTACAACTTTTTTAGAGCCGCGGCTTTTCTCGATCTTGAGAATGTCATGAACAATACTCACGAAGGCATTCACGCCGCCAGTTTGGGCAATGTGTGGATGGCCACCATCTATGGTTTTGCGGGCTTAACGCATGTGAGGGACGAGCTACACATTAAACCGCGGCTACCCAAGGCATGGAGCCAGCTTTCATTCTCTTATCGATGGAAGGAAACAGACCTGAAGTTTGTGATCGAGGCGGACAAGGTCAAACTCACTGTGCGCAGCAACCGGAAGACCCTCCCCGGACGCATCAAGGTCTACGGCAAGTACCAAGAGTTCCCGGTGAATAAGGCGGTGGCATTTAGCAAGTCGGGGAAGCAGTAG
- a CDS encoding beta-phosphoglucomutase family hydrolase, translated as MALKAGIFDMDGVIVNTVDLHFQAWKRAFSEQGVDFSFEDYKEKVDGIPRTSGARAILPNASDETIKQVCDKKQGYFLELVDSGEIPVYQGTIDLVQAMKADGAKVAVMSSSKNCKPILTKAEVIHYFDAIVDGNDVTRGKPDPQAFNLAAERLNTPNDQCVGVEDAVLGVEAVIAAGMYCIGVDRYKHPERLSKANRVVSDLSEISYSELKEQMS; from the coding sequence ATGGCGCTTAAGGCCGGTATTTTTGATATGGATGGGGTCATCGTCAACACGGTGGACCTGCACTTTCAGGCCTGGAAACGCGCCTTCAGCGAGCAGGGCGTGGACTTCAGCTTTGAGGACTACAAGGAAAAGGTCGACGGCATCCCCCGCACCTCCGGCGCCCGGGCCATCCTCCCCAACGCCTCCGACGAGACTATTAAGCAGGTCTGCGACAAGAAACAAGGTTATTTCCTCGAGCTTGTGGATTCCGGCGAAATCCCCGTGTACCAGGGCACAATCGATCTAGTCCAAGCCATGAAAGCTGACGGCGCCAAGGTCGCGGTCATGTCCTCCTCCAAGAATTGCAAACCCATTTTGACCAAGGCCGAAGTAATCCACTATTTTGACGCTATTGTCGACGGCAACGACGTCACGCGCGGCAAGCCCGATCCCCAGGCCTTCAACTTAGCAGCCGAACGCCTGAACACCCCCAATGATCAATGTGTGGGCGTCGAAGATGCGGTCCTGGGCGTGGAGGCAGTCATCGCAGCCGGCATGTATTGCATCGGCGTGGACCGTTACAAGCACCCCGAGCGCCTGAGCAAGGCCAACCGAGTCGTCAGCGACCTCAGTGAAATCAGCTACTCGGAACTCAAGGAACAAATGTCATGA